A portion of the Nitratidesulfovibrio termitidis HI1 genome contains these proteins:
- a CDS encoding FAD/NAD-binding family oxidoreductase, producing MSDDSTHSKGPKAHKARILRTVREDDNTTSVYIDTGDDERFRTFRPGQFATLRVMEEDGWSDAHPFTIAAAPGDTVRLTIRGKGHFTSELVPGLRDGDEVRCAGPYGVFCRDIERQEQIVLIAGGVGITPFLSVLRSFDQAGATNRVVLFWSNKTYGDAFAAEELEAMTRRLDLTVVHVLTRETNPHHYADPELPAVFFEKGRLSREMLGRHVQSATASFYLCGPGPMQQHVLDELHAFGVDTGGVETEQFVFS from the coding sequence ATGAGCGACGATTCGACACATTCCAAGGGCCCCAAGGCACACAAGGCCCGCATCCTGCGCACCGTGCGCGAGGACGACAACACCACCTCCGTGTACATCGACACGGGCGACGATGAGCGCTTCCGCACCTTCCGTCCGGGGCAGTTCGCCACCCTGCGGGTGATGGAGGAGGATGGCTGGAGCGATGCCCATCCCTTCACCATCGCCGCCGCGCCCGGTGACACCGTGCGGCTGACCATCCGGGGCAAGGGGCACTTCACGTCGGAACTGGTGCCGGGCCTGCGCGACGGCGACGAAGTGCGCTGCGCAGGGCCTTACGGGGTGTTCTGCCGCGACATCGAACGGCAGGAGCAGATCGTGCTCATCGCGGGCGGGGTGGGCATCACGCCGTTCCTCAGCGTGCTGCGCAGCTTCGACCAGGCCGGGGCGACCAACCGGGTGGTGCTGTTCTGGTCCAACAAGACCTATGGCGACGCCTTTGCCGCCGAGGAACTGGAAGCCATGACCCGGCGGCTGGACCTGACCGTGGTGCATGTGCTCACGCGCGAGACGAATCCGCACCACTATGCCGACCCGGAACTGCCCGCCGTGTTCTTCGAAAAGGGACGCCTCTCGCGCGAGATGCTGGGCCGTCACGTGCAATCGGCCACGGCCTCGTTCTACCTGTGCGGTCCCGGCCCCATGCAGCAGCACGTGCTGGACGAATTGCATGCCTTCGGAGTGGACACCGGCGGCGTGGAGACGG